A window from Sceloporus undulatus isolate JIND9_A2432 ecotype Alabama chromosome 8, SceUnd_v1.1, whole genome shotgun sequence encodes these proteins:
- the FHOD1 gene encoding FH1/FH2 domain-containing protein 1 isoform X1: MGKRKEAEERPAEPEEPPSSSSIWVRAQFLPEDGDPFSSSSGAAFPEPRRPPALALLPELPLGAQLPALHRCLQAPIPLEDCALQVLPSGHYLDLELSLLEQKDDLEGFYEEISKGRRPILLLRTQLSVRVQAILEKLYTAKGPELRRSLFSLKQLFQEDKDLVPEFVNSGGLTCLITVGAEADQNYQNYILRALSQIMLFVDGMMGVISHNATVQWLYTLCGSLYRLVVKTALKLLLVFVEYTESNAQLLIQAIAAAEEARGGLPWAPLVAILDQKSGADTELQVFAMTLINKTLAALPDQDSFYDVTDCLEQQGMERIVAQHMAGKGTEPAFSQQLAIYENALKYEDGPEETPEGPRGKERRKGEEGRKGPRRSLGYTTGTLLTHEESGGPKAPLEDEEGSSHQTILARMEKEEDLSSYSSVSSLHLSSPLESPVDGGGGGEALGNLGKRSVFKLHESDSVWREESPPVFGDKPVLKRFEARFLENLAAYQKEKMFAISQGRSEALAEATPGIEPFDPGKWNEGANGSAHEGEPRSILATGSFNAREAGEVTPTSHTPPLLGTPQGLSSSLTPEKTQQQPLPPSSPWSPMGPGRAPLFPAEEIQAGPVEGVSLQGPGPEGFHSDLPAPRLLRAQFSLEAESSLQSLERTLMTPFRKDCGGAQPSLGLNPPLLKIRDLDFSDLGEEEDLDVLEMTEAEEQISSWGATGVGAPPPPPPPLPPGHRPPPPPPPPPGHCPPPPPPPPPVPPPPGCPPPPPPLLPPGCPLPGVPGSSSGEDAPSPTMKKKKKTVKLFWKEIKSKESSSQGGHFGKATLWSSLENVEVEASKLEHLFESRAKEVLGSKPAADGKKLLVVLDPKRSNAINIGLTVLPPVHIIKLAILNFDEFAINKEGIEKILTMVPTEEEKQKIQEAQLANPSVPLGSAEQFLLALSSIAELSARLQLWAFKLDYDTMEQEIAEPLFDLKLGMEQLAKNQTFKCILATLLAIGNFLNGSQSQGFELSYLAKVSEVKDTVHRQTLLHHLCHIVVEKFPETTDLYSEVAAIARCAKVDFDDLAEGLLQLERRCKASWDNLKAIMKYDIKPALKGKMTDFLQASTQKIIILKVVHRRILNRFHSFLLYLGYDQRSAQDLKATGFCRTLREFALEYRTCRERVLQQQKKRAAYRERNKTRGRLITEMERFAVANKSEEGPAPAVLSASPQQKEEAGHESMTSILISPTVSSGRRSRGSRGVNKQSPPSVAPVPPEEVDHLATTATGTPGSSPDPSEEIMDRLVKSVTQNNPPRPGAGKERKRSRLNRKSLRRTLKNGLSDELVQALGLAQAAGVSV; this comes from the exons TGCCGGAGGACGGGGACCCCTTCTCCTCGTCCTCGGGCGCCGCCTTCCCGGAGCCCCGCCGGCCCCCAGCCCTCGCCCTTCTCCCGGAGCTCCCGCTCGGCGCCCAGCTGCCCGCCCTCCACCGCTGCCTCCAGGCCCCGATCCCG CTAGAGGATTGTGCCTTGCAAGTCTTGCCCTCAGGGCACTATTTGGATCTGGAGCTGTCTCTGCTGGAGCAGAAGGATGATCTGGAAGGCTTCTACGAGGAAATCAG CAAAGGCCGGCGTCCCATCCTCCTCCTGCGCACACAGCTCTCTGTCCGAGTCCAAGCCATCCTGG AGAAGCTCTACACTGCAAAGGGTCCAGAGCTGAGGCGCTCCCTCTTCTCCTTGAAGCAGCTCTTCCAG GAGGACAAAGACTTGGTGCCAGAGTTTGTGAACTCAGGAGGCCTGACCTGTCTCATCACTGTGGGAGCAGAGGCTGACCAGAATTACCAGAACTACATCCTGAGAG CCCTCAGCCAGATCATGCTCTTCGTGgatgggatgatgggagtgatCAGCCACAACGCGACGGTCCAGTGGCTCTACACGCTCTGTGGCAGCCTG TATCGCTTGGTGGTGAAGACAGCCCTGAAGCTGCTCCTGGTCTTTGTGGAGTACACCGAGTCCAATGCCCAGCTGCTCATCCAAGCCATTGCGGCTGCAGAGGAGGCCCGGG GTGGGCTGCCATGGGCTCCCCTGGTGGCCATCTTGGACCAGAAGAGCGGAGCCGACACAGAGCTCCAGGTGTTTGCAATGACTCTTATCAACAAG ACTCTGGCGGCCCTCCCTGACCAGGACTCCTTCTACGATGTGACTGACTGCCTGGAGCAGCAGGGCATGGAGCGCATTGTTGCCCAGCACATGGCCGGAAAGGGCACCGAGCCAGCCTTCAGCCAGCAGCTGGCCATCTATGAG AATGCCCTCAAGTATGAAGACGGGCCAGAGGAGACCCCTGAGGGCCCCCGTGGGAAGGAAcgcaggaagggggaggaggggcgGAAGGGGCCGCGGCGCTCCCTTGGCTACACCACAGGGACATTGCTGACACATGAGGAGAGTGGGGGTCCCAAGGCCCCCCTGGAAGATGAGGAAGGCAGCTCCCACCAGACTATCCTGGccaggatggagaaggaggaggacct GAGTAGCTACAGCAGCGTGTCCAGCCTACATCTTTCTTCCCCCTTGGAAAGCCCagtggatggaggaggaggaggagaggccctgGGCAACTTGGGCAAGAGGAGCGTTTTCAA ACTCCATGAATCTGACTCCGTTTG GCGAGAGGAAAGCCCCCCAGTCTTTGGGGACAAGCCTGTTCTGAAGCGCTTTGA AGCCCGATTCTTGGAAAACCTGGCAGCCTACCAGAAGGAGAAGATGTTTGCCATCTCCCAAGGACGGTCAGAGGCACTGGCCGAAGCCACCCCGGGCATCGAGCCATTTGACCCAG GGAAATGGAACGAAGGGGCCAACGGAAGTGCCCACGAGGGAGAGCCAAGGTCCATTTTGGCCACGGGGTCCTTTAATGCCAGAGAGGCTGGGGAGGTGACCCCTACCAGCCACACTCCCCCTCTCCTCGGCACCCCCCAGGGTCTCAGCAGCAGCCTTACTCCTGAGAAGACCCAGCAGCAGCCCCTTCCTCCGTCCTCTCCGTGGAGCCCAATGGGGCCAGGGAGGGCCCCTCTTTTCCCAGCAGAGGAAATCCAGGCGGGTCCTGTGGAGGGGGTCAGCCTCCAGGGCCCAGGGCCAGAAGGCTTCCATTCAGACTTGCCAGCCCCCCGGCTGCTGAGGGCACAGTTCAGCCTCGAGGCAGAGTCCAGCCTGCAAAGCCTGGAGCGGACCCTCATGACTCCCTTCAGGAAAGACTGTGGAGGGGCCCAGCCCTCTTTGGGCCTCAACCCTCCCCTGCTAAAGATCCGGGACTTAGACTTCTCTGACCTGGGTGAGGAGGAAGATTTGGACGTCTTGGAGATGACCGAGGCGGAGGAGCAGATCTCATCCTGGGGGGCTACTGGGGTGGgggctcctcccccccccccccccccgctcccccccggacaccgcccccccccccctcccccccccccccctggacactgccctcctccgcctccccctcctcccccagtCCCTCCCCCACCCGGCTGtcccccaccccctccccccctgcTGCCCCCTGGATGCCCCTTGCCTGGTGTACCAGGCTCTTCTTCTGGGGAAGATGCTCCTTCTCCCaccatgaaaaagaagaagaagacagtgaAGCTCTTCTGGAAGGAGATAAAAAGCAAAGAGAGCTCAAGCCAAGGTGGCCATTTTGGGAAAGCGACGCTGTGGTCCTCCCTGGAGAATGTGGAGGTGGAGGCTAGCAAGCTGGAACATCTCTTTGAATCCAGGGCCAAGGAAGTGCTGGGCTCCAAG CCAGCTGCTGATGGGAAGAAGCTGCTGGTGGTGCTGGATCCCAAGAGGAGCAACGCCATCAACATTGGCCTGACGGTGCTTCCACCCGTCCACATCATCAAGCTGGCCATCCTCAACTTTGACGAATTTGCCATCAATAAGGAAGGGATCGAG AAAATCTTGACGATGGTGCCgacagaggaggagaagcagaagaTCCAGGAGGCCCAGCTGGCCAACCCCAGCGTCCCCCTGGGCTCTGCGGAGCAGTTCCTCCTGGCTCTCTCCTCCATTGCGGAGCTCTCTGCCCGCCTCCAGCTCTGGGCCTTCAAGCTGGACTATGACACCATGGAGCAG GAAATTGCAGAACCTCTCTTTGACCTGAAACTTGGGATGGAGCAGCTTGCCAAAAACCAGACCTTCAAGTGCATCCTTGCCACTCTGCTGGCCATAGGCAACTTCCTGAATGGCTCCCAG AGCCAAGGGTTTGAGCTGAGCTACCTGGCCAAGGTGTCAGAGGTGAAGGACACTGTGCACCGGCAgaccctcctccaccacctgtgCCACATCGTGGTGGAGAAGTTTCCGGAGACCACAGACCTCTACTCAGAGGTTGCTGCCATTGCACGTTGTGCCAAG GTTGACTTTGATGATCTGGCGGAAGGGCTGTTGCAGCTGGAGCGGCGGTGCAAGGCCTCCTGGGACAACCTGAAGGCCATCATGAAGTATGACATCAAGCCAGCCCTGAAGGGCAAAATGACAGACTTCCTGCAGGCCAGCACACAGAAGATCATCATCCTCAAGGTGGTCCACCGACGCATCTTGAACAG GTTCCACTCCTTCCTCCTCTACCTGGGCTATGACCAGCGCTCGGCACAGGATCTGAAGGCCACAGGGTTCTGCCGGACCCTGCGAGAGTTTGCTCTGGAGTATCGCACGTGCCGAGAGCGAGTcttgcagcagcaaaaaaagcgGGCAGCCTATCGGGAGAGGAACAAGACGCGTGGCAGGCTGATCACGGAG ATGGAGAGGTTTGCAGTGGCCAACAAGTCCGAAGAGGGCCCTGCACCTGCCGTGCTCTCGGCCAGTCCCCAGCAGAAGGAGGAGGCCGGCCACGAAAGCATGACCAGCATCCTCATCTCCCCCACTGTGTCCTCTGGCCGCCGGTCCCGGGGCAGCAGAG GAGTTAACAAGCAGAGTCCCCCCAGTGTTGCGCCAGTCCCACCTGAAGAGGTGGACCACCTTGCCACCACCGCCACTGGGACCCCCGGCTCTTCCCCAGACCCTTCTGAGGAGATCATGGATCGCCTGGTGAAGTCCGTCACACAGAATAACCCCCCTCGACCGGGTGCCGGGAAGGAGCGCAAGCGCTCACGGCTCAACCGGAAGTCGT tGAGGCGGACCCTTAAGAACGGGCTGAGCGACGAACTGGTGCAGGCCTTGGGCCTGGCGCAGGCAGCTGGCGTGTccgtgtga
- the FHOD1 gene encoding FH1/FH2 domain-containing protein 1 isoform X2 translates to MGKRKEAEERPAEPEEPPSSSSIWVRAQFLPEDGDPFSSSSGAAFPEPRRPPALALLPELPLGAQLPALHRCLQAPIPLEDCALQVLPSGHYLDLELSLLEQKDDLEGFYEEISKGRRPILLLRTQLSVRVQAILEKLYTAKGPELRRSLFSLKQLFQEDKDLVPEFVNSGGLTCLITVGAEADQNYQNYILRALSQIMLFVDGMMGVISHNATVQWLYTLCGSLYRLVVKTALKLLLVFVEYTESNAQLLIQAIAAAEEARGGLPWAPLVAILDQKSGADTELQVFAMTLINKTLAALPDQDSFYDVTDCLEQQGMERIVAQHMAGKGTEPAFSQQLAIYENALKYEDGPEETPEGPRGKERRKGEEGRKGPRRSLGYTTGTLLTHEESGGPKAPLEDEEGSSHQTILARMEKEEDLSSYSSVSSLHLSSPLESPVDGGGGGEALGNLGKRSVFKARFLENLAAYQKEKMFAISQGRSEALAEATPGIEPFDPGKWNEGANGSAHEGEPRSILATGSFNAREAGEVTPTSHTPPLLGTPQGLSSSLTPEKTQQQPLPPSSPWSPMGPGRAPLFPAEEIQAGPVEGVSLQGPGPEGFHSDLPAPRLLRAQFSLEAESSLQSLERTLMTPFRKDCGGAQPSLGLNPPLLKIRDLDFSDLGEEEDLDVLEMTEAEEQISSWGATGVGAPPPPPPPLPPGHRPPPPPPPPPGHCPPPPPPPPPVPPPPGCPPPPPPLLPPGCPLPGVPGSSSGEDAPSPTMKKKKKTVKLFWKEIKSKESSSQGGHFGKATLWSSLENVEVEASKLEHLFESRAKEVLGSKPAADGKKLLVVLDPKRSNAINIGLTVLPPVHIIKLAILNFDEFAINKEGIEKILTMVPTEEEKQKIQEAQLANPSVPLGSAEQFLLALSSIAELSARLQLWAFKLDYDTMEQEIAEPLFDLKLGMEQLAKNQTFKCILATLLAIGNFLNGSQSQGFELSYLAKVSEVKDTVHRQTLLHHLCHIVVEKFPETTDLYSEVAAIARCAKVDFDDLAEGLLQLERRCKASWDNLKAIMKYDIKPALKGKMTDFLQASTQKIIILKVVHRRILNRFHSFLLYLGYDQRSAQDLKATGFCRTLREFALEYRTCRERVLQQQKKRAAYRERNKTRGRLITEMERFAVANKSEEGPAPAVLSASPQQKEEAGHESMTSILISPTVSSGRRSRGSRGVNKQSPPSVAPVPPEEVDHLATTATGTPGSSPDPSEEIMDRLVKSVTQNNPPRPGAGKERKRSRLNRKSLRRTLKNGLSDELVQALGLAQAAGVSV, encoded by the exons TGCCGGAGGACGGGGACCCCTTCTCCTCGTCCTCGGGCGCCGCCTTCCCGGAGCCCCGCCGGCCCCCAGCCCTCGCCCTTCTCCCGGAGCTCCCGCTCGGCGCCCAGCTGCCCGCCCTCCACCGCTGCCTCCAGGCCCCGATCCCG CTAGAGGATTGTGCCTTGCAAGTCTTGCCCTCAGGGCACTATTTGGATCTGGAGCTGTCTCTGCTGGAGCAGAAGGATGATCTGGAAGGCTTCTACGAGGAAATCAG CAAAGGCCGGCGTCCCATCCTCCTCCTGCGCACACAGCTCTCTGTCCGAGTCCAAGCCATCCTGG AGAAGCTCTACACTGCAAAGGGTCCAGAGCTGAGGCGCTCCCTCTTCTCCTTGAAGCAGCTCTTCCAG GAGGACAAAGACTTGGTGCCAGAGTTTGTGAACTCAGGAGGCCTGACCTGTCTCATCACTGTGGGAGCAGAGGCTGACCAGAATTACCAGAACTACATCCTGAGAG CCCTCAGCCAGATCATGCTCTTCGTGgatgggatgatgggagtgatCAGCCACAACGCGACGGTCCAGTGGCTCTACACGCTCTGTGGCAGCCTG TATCGCTTGGTGGTGAAGACAGCCCTGAAGCTGCTCCTGGTCTTTGTGGAGTACACCGAGTCCAATGCCCAGCTGCTCATCCAAGCCATTGCGGCTGCAGAGGAGGCCCGGG GTGGGCTGCCATGGGCTCCCCTGGTGGCCATCTTGGACCAGAAGAGCGGAGCCGACACAGAGCTCCAGGTGTTTGCAATGACTCTTATCAACAAG ACTCTGGCGGCCCTCCCTGACCAGGACTCCTTCTACGATGTGACTGACTGCCTGGAGCAGCAGGGCATGGAGCGCATTGTTGCCCAGCACATGGCCGGAAAGGGCACCGAGCCAGCCTTCAGCCAGCAGCTGGCCATCTATGAG AATGCCCTCAAGTATGAAGACGGGCCAGAGGAGACCCCTGAGGGCCCCCGTGGGAAGGAAcgcaggaagggggaggaggggcgGAAGGGGCCGCGGCGCTCCCTTGGCTACACCACAGGGACATTGCTGACACATGAGGAGAGTGGGGGTCCCAAGGCCCCCCTGGAAGATGAGGAAGGCAGCTCCCACCAGACTATCCTGGccaggatggagaaggaggaggacct GAGTAGCTACAGCAGCGTGTCCAGCCTACATCTTTCTTCCCCCTTGGAAAGCCCagtggatggaggaggaggaggagaggccctgGGCAACTTGGGCAAGAGGAGCGTTTTCAA AGCCCGATTCTTGGAAAACCTGGCAGCCTACCAGAAGGAGAAGATGTTTGCCATCTCCCAAGGACGGTCAGAGGCACTGGCCGAAGCCACCCCGGGCATCGAGCCATTTGACCCAG GGAAATGGAACGAAGGGGCCAACGGAAGTGCCCACGAGGGAGAGCCAAGGTCCATTTTGGCCACGGGGTCCTTTAATGCCAGAGAGGCTGGGGAGGTGACCCCTACCAGCCACACTCCCCCTCTCCTCGGCACCCCCCAGGGTCTCAGCAGCAGCCTTACTCCTGAGAAGACCCAGCAGCAGCCCCTTCCTCCGTCCTCTCCGTGGAGCCCAATGGGGCCAGGGAGGGCCCCTCTTTTCCCAGCAGAGGAAATCCAGGCGGGTCCTGTGGAGGGGGTCAGCCTCCAGGGCCCAGGGCCAGAAGGCTTCCATTCAGACTTGCCAGCCCCCCGGCTGCTGAGGGCACAGTTCAGCCTCGAGGCAGAGTCCAGCCTGCAAAGCCTGGAGCGGACCCTCATGACTCCCTTCAGGAAAGACTGTGGAGGGGCCCAGCCCTCTTTGGGCCTCAACCCTCCCCTGCTAAAGATCCGGGACTTAGACTTCTCTGACCTGGGTGAGGAGGAAGATTTGGACGTCTTGGAGATGACCGAGGCGGAGGAGCAGATCTCATCCTGGGGGGCTACTGGGGTGGgggctcctcccccccccccccccccgctcccccccggacaccgcccccccccccctcccccccccccccctggacactgccctcctccgcctccccctcctcccccagtCCCTCCCCCACCCGGCTGtcccccaccccctccccccctgcTGCCCCCTGGATGCCCCTTGCCTGGTGTACCAGGCTCTTCTTCTGGGGAAGATGCTCCTTCTCCCaccatgaaaaagaagaagaagacagtgaAGCTCTTCTGGAAGGAGATAAAAAGCAAAGAGAGCTCAAGCCAAGGTGGCCATTTTGGGAAAGCGACGCTGTGGTCCTCCCTGGAGAATGTGGAGGTGGAGGCTAGCAAGCTGGAACATCTCTTTGAATCCAGGGCCAAGGAAGTGCTGGGCTCCAAG CCAGCTGCTGATGGGAAGAAGCTGCTGGTGGTGCTGGATCCCAAGAGGAGCAACGCCATCAACATTGGCCTGACGGTGCTTCCACCCGTCCACATCATCAAGCTGGCCATCCTCAACTTTGACGAATTTGCCATCAATAAGGAAGGGATCGAG AAAATCTTGACGATGGTGCCgacagaggaggagaagcagaagaTCCAGGAGGCCCAGCTGGCCAACCCCAGCGTCCCCCTGGGCTCTGCGGAGCAGTTCCTCCTGGCTCTCTCCTCCATTGCGGAGCTCTCTGCCCGCCTCCAGCTCTGGGCCTTCAAGCTGGACTATGACACCATGGAGCAG GAAATTGCAGAACCTCTCTTTGACCTGAAACTTGGGATGGAGCAGCTTGCCAAAAACCAGACCTTCAAGTGCATCCTTGCCACTCTGCTGGCCATAGGCAACTTCCTGAATGGCTCCCAG AGCCAAGGGTTTGAGCTGAGCTACCTGGCCAAGGTGTCAGAGGTGAAGGACACTGTGCACCGGCAgaccctcctccaccacctgtgCCACATCGTGGTGGAGAAGTTTCCGGAGACCACAGACCTCTACTCAGAGGTTGCTGCCATTGCACGTTGTGCCAAG GTTGACTTTGATGATCTGGCGGAAGGGCTGTTGCAGCTGGAGCGGCGGTGCAAGGCCTCCTGGGACAACCTGAAGGCCATCATGAAGTATGACATCAAGCCAGCCCTGAAGGGCAAAATGACAGACTTCCTGCAGGCCAGCACACAGAAGATCATCATCCTCAAGGTGGTCCACCGACGCATCTTGAACAG GTTCCACTCCTTCCTCCTCTACCTGGGCTATGACCAGCGCTCGGCACAGGATCTGAAGGCCACAGGGTTCTGCCGGACCCTGCGAGAGTTTGCTCTGGAGTATCGCACGTGCCGAGAGCGAGTcttgcagcagcaaaaaaagcgGGCAGCCTATCGGGAGAGGAACAAGACGCGTGGCAGGCTGATCACGGAG ATGGAGAGGTTTGCAGTGGCCAACAAGTCCGAAGAGGGCCCTGCACCTGCCGTGCTCTCGGCCAGTCCCCAGCAGAAGGAGGAGGCCGGCCACGAAAGCATGACCAGCATCCTCATCTCCCCCACTGTGTCCTCTGGCCGCCGGTCCCGGGGCAGCAGAG GAGTTAACAAGCAGAGTCCCCCCAGTGTTGCGCCAGTCCCACCTGAAGAGGTGGACCACCTTGCCACCACCGCCACTGGGACCCCCGGCTCTTCCCCAGACCCTTCTGAGGAGATCATGGATCGCCTGGTGAAGTCCGTCACACAGAATAACCCCCCTCGACCGGGTGCCGGGAAGGAGCGCAAGCGCTCACGGCTCAACCGGAAGTCGT tGAGGCGGACCCTTAAGAACGGGCTGAGCGACGAACTGGTGCAGGCCTTGGGCCTGGCGCAGGCAGCTGGCGTGTccgtgtga